In the Bos taurus isolate L1 Dominette 01449 registration number 42190680 breed Hereford chromosome 21, ARS-UCD2.0, whole genome shotgun sequence genome, one interval contains:
- the MPHOSPH10 gene encoding U3 small nucleolar ribonucleoprotein protein MPP10 (The RefSeq protein has 2 substitutions compared to this genomic sequence): protein MARPAWRRRTLERCLREVGKATDSPECFLTIQDELPSKFTSLTKVLYDFNKVLENDRKHGSPLKKLMINNFDDEQIWQQLELQNEPILQHFQSAVSETIEDEDISLLPESEEQECEEDVMELEAAGQEDLEQDLEGEEVEEAEEVEVSDLSADDPEADERAKNSSKLDLRKSPDFSDEDSDLDFDISKLERQSKVQSRVPRKPTEKSIVDDKFFKLSEMETFLENMEKEEEQRDDQEEDDIDFFEDVDSDEDEGGLFGGQDLKSGKSSRNLKYKDFFDPVESDEDVASVQDDGNELASNEEEEIAEGEESISETDEDDDLEESGDSKQHKETLKRVTFALPNDEDTEDTNILNVQKDSDEVKSSFEKRQEKMNEKIASLEKELLEKKPWQLQGEVTAQKRPENSLLEETLHFDHAVRMAPVITEETTLQLEDIIKQRIKDQAWDDVVRKEKPKEDAFEYKKRLTLDHEKSKLSLAEIYEQEYIKLNQQKTAEEENPEHVEIQKMMDSLFLKLDALSNFHFIPKPPVPEIKVVSNLPAVTMEEVAPVSVSDAALLAPEEVKEKNKAGDIKTAAEKTATDKKRERRKKKYQKHLKIKEKEKRRRLLEKNNPDQAGRYTKAVASEKLKQLTKTGKASLLKDEGKDKALKSSQAFFSKLQDQVKMQISNAKKTEKKKKKNQDISVHKLKL, encoded by the exons ATGGCCCGGCCAGCCTGGCGTCGGCGGACCCTGGAGCGGTGCCTGAGGGAGGTCGGTAAAGCCACCGACAGCCCAGAGTGCTTCCTCAC CATTCAAGATGAACTGGCATCAAAGTTTACTTCTTTAACAAAAGTACTTTATGACTTTAATAAAGTACTAGAGAATGACAGGAAACATGggagtcctttaaaaaaattgatgatAAATAATTTCGATGATGAGCAGATTTGGCAACAGTTGGAACTGCAAAATGAACCAATTTTACAGCACTTCCAGAGTGCAGTTAGTGAAACCATTGAAGATGAAGACATCAGTCTTCTCCCAGAGAGTGAAGAGCAGGAGTGTGAAGAGGATGTGATGGAGCTGGAGGCTGCTGGCCAGGAGGACCTGGAACAAGATTTAGAGGAGGAAGAGgtggaggaagcagaggaggTGGAAGTGTCAGACCTGAGTGCTGATGATCCTGAAGCAGATGAGAGAGCCAAAAACTCAAGCAAATTGGATCTGAGGAAAAGCCCAGATTTCAGCGATGAGGACTCTGATCTTGATTTTGATATCAGCAAACTAGAACGTCAGAGCAAGGTGCAAAGCAGAGTGCCTAGGAAACCAACAGAAAAGTCCATAGTAGATGATAAATTCTTCAAGCTCTCTGAGATGGAGACCTTTTTGGAaaacatggaaaaagaagaggaacaaaGAGATGACCAAGAGGAAGATGATATTGATTTTTTTGAAGATGTGGATTCCGATGAAGATGAAGGAGGACTGTTTGGAGGCCAGGATCTTAAG tCAGGTAAAAGTTCCAGAAACCTGAAATACAAAGATTTCTTTGATCCAGTTGAAAGTGATGAAGACGTAGCAAGTGTCCAGGATGATGGGAATGAACTGGCTTCAAATGAAGAGGAAGAGATTGCTGAAGGAGAAGAAAGCATTTCTGAGAC GGATGAAGATGATGACCttgaagaaagtggagacagTAAACAACATAAAGAAACCTTGAAAAGAGTGACCTTTGCTCTGCCCAATGATGAGGACACTGAAGATACAAATATCTTAAATGTACAGAAAGACTCTGATGAAGTCAAATCCTCTTttgaaaaaagacaagaaaag ATGAATGAAAAAATTGCATCTTTGGAAAAAGAGTTGTTGGAGAAGAAACCTTGGCAGCTTCAAGGAGAAGTGACAGCGCAGAAGCGGCCCGAGAACAGCCTCCTGGAAGAGACCCTGCACTTCGACCACGCCGTGCGCATGG CACCTGTGATCACAGAGGAAACCACTCTCCAACTAGAGGATATCATTAAGCAGAGGATAAAAGATCAG GCTTGGGATGATGTCGTACGCAAAGAAAAGCCTAAAGAGGATGCATTTGAGTATAAAAAGCGTTTAACACTGGACCACGAAAAGAGTAAATTGAGCCTTGCTGAAATTTACGAACAGGAGTACATCAAACTCAACCAG CAAAAAACAGCAGAGGAAGAAAATCCAGAGCATGTAGAAATCCAGAAGATGATGGACTCCCTCTTCTTAAAGTTGGATGCGCTCTCAAACTTCCACTTCATCCCCAAGCCA CCTGTTCCAGAAATTAAAGTGGTATCAAATCTGCCTGCTGTCACCATGGAGGAGGTTGCCCCCGTGAGTGTCAGTGACGCAGCCCTCCTGGCCCCAGAGGAGGTCAAG gagaaaaataaagctggagaTATAAAAACAGCTGCTGAGAAAACAGCTACAGACAAGAAAcgagaaaggaggaaaaagaaatatcaaaagcatttgaaaataaaggagaaagaaaagcgGAGAAGACTTCTTGAAAAGAATAACCCAGACCAGGCAGGGAGATACACCAAAGCAGTAGCCTCTGAGAAGCTGAAACAGCTGACCAAGACAGGAAAAGCCTCTCTGCTCAAG GATGAAGGTAAAGACAAAGCCTTAAAATCATCTCAGGCATTCTTTTCTAAATTACAAGATCAAGTGAAAATGCAAATCAGCAATGCAAAGAAAAccgagaagaaaaagaagaaaaaccaggATATATCGGTTCATAAATTAAAGCTGTAA
- the MCEE gene encoding methylmalonyl-CoA epimerase, mitochondrial precursor: MARVLKVAAASAAGLFPRLRTPVSTVRTSASLSSHPGAGPVWNLGRLNHVAVAVPDLEKARAFYKNVLGAEVGEPVPLPEHGVSVVFVNLGNTKMELLHPLGSDSPIAGFLKKNKAGGMHHVCIEVDNINVAVMDLKEKKIRILSEEAKIGAHGKPVIFLHPSDCGGVLVELEQA; the protein is encoded by the exons ATGGCACGAGTGCTGAAGGTGGCGGCCGCGAGCGCCGCAG GGCTTTTCCCCAGACTTCGGACTCCAGTTTCAACAGTAAGAACTTCCGCGTCACTGTCCTCACACCCAGGGGCTGGCCCTGTATGGAACCTGGGTCGACTCAACCATGTTGCAGTCGCAGTGCCAGACTTGGAAAAGGCCAGAGCATTTTACAAAAATGTTCTGGGGGCTGAGGTGGGTGAGCCGGTCCCTCTTCCAGAGCATGGAGTGTCCGTCGTTTTTGTCAACCTGGGAAACACCAAGATGGAGCTGCTGCACCCACTGGGAAGTGACAGTCCAATTGCAGGATTCCTAAAGAAAAACAAGGCTGGAGGGATGCACCATGTCTGCATTGAG GTGGATAATATAAATGTGGCTGTGATggatttgaaagaaaagaagattCGTATTTTAAGTGAAGAGGCCAAAATAGGAGCACATGGAAAACCAGTGATCTTTCTCCATCCTAGTGACTGTGGTGGAGTCCTTGTGGAATTGGAGCAAGCCTAA